The proteins below come from a single Papaver somniferum cultivar HN1 chromosome 11, ASM357369v1, whole genome shotgun sequence genomic window:
- the LOC113322614 gene encoding 40S ribosomal protein S12, mitochondrial-like isoform X4, whose protein sequence is MLDPIRYSGKQLHSNGNSGLLGMRPVQNSGHWMRHPLLKQGNHYRCVVKKNTFEREKTLFSGYPFSCLSGLEKDSWMAQQSKARLIDFLSPAMGHSQDAHPESSLSIPAITSALKKTKLTSKAMMDLASQDGLVYISGPTYASSTVTSSSINCKLPPSGLGRYPIPKRRMGVSAFGNVATRRIQRHVCFATVSQLIRHGRAKKQHKAQGRRLSNCPQKQGVCLTVQLASPKKPNSGNRKTARVRLTNGKDVTCLIPGEGHNLQEHSIVLVGGGGVKDLPGVNYHCIRGIRDLKGVPDRKRGRSQYGTKKPRKTPEKQNAN, encoded by the exons ATGTTAG ATCCTATTCGATACAGTGGGAAACAATTGCATTCAAATGGAAACTCGGGTTTGCTTGGAATGCGCCCAGTACAGAATTCAG GTCATTGGATGCGCCACCCGTTGCTTAAACAGGGAAATCACTACAGATGTGTTGTAAAGAAAAACACATTCGAACGAGAGAAAACTTTATTCTCTGGATATCCTTTTTCCTGTTTAAGTGGTCTGGAAAAAGATTCATGGATGGCACAACAATCTAAAGCGCGTCTGATTGATTTTCTGTCTCCAGCAATGGGTCATAGTCAG GACGCACATCCAGAATCTAGCTTAAGCATTCCAGCAATCACGAGCGCTCTCAAAAAAACGAAGCTCACTTCCAAG GCTATGATGGATTTGGCTTCTCAAGATGGTCTGGTTTACATCTCTGGGCCAACTTATGCTAGTTCAACA GTAACATCATCAAGCATCAACTGTAAACTACCACCTTCAGGACTTGGTCGTTACCCTATTCCAAAAAGGCGCATGGGGGTTTCTGCATTCGGAAACGTGGCAACTCGCCGTATCCAGCGTCATGTCTGCTTTGCTACAGTAAGTCAATTGATTCGTCATGGGAGAGCAAAGAAACAGCACAAAGCACAAGGTCGAAGATTGAGTAATTGTCCCCAGAAGCAAGGAGTATGCCTTACAGTTCAATTGGCATCGCCAAAAAAACCAAATTCAGGCAACCGTAAGACAGCTAGAGTACGCTTGACTAATGGCAAAGACGTAACTTGTCTCATCCCTGGCGAGGGGCATAATTTACAGGAACATAGTATTGTCTTAGTTGGAGGAGGTGGAGTCAAAGATTTGCCAGGTGTGAATTACCACTGCATTCGAGGAATCAGGGACTTGAAGGGTGTTCCAGATCGTAAAAGAGGTAGATCCCAGTACGGCACCAAAAAGCCACGAAAAACACCCGAAAAACAGAATGCAAACTGA
- the LOC113322614 gene encoding 40S ribosomal protein S12, mitochondrial-like isoform X3: MLDPIRYSGKQLHSNGNSGLLGMRPVQNSVLTGHWMRHPLLKQGNHYRCVVKKNTFEREKTLFSGYPFSCLSGLEKDSWMAQQSKARLIDFLSPAMGHSQDAHPESSLSIPAITSALKKTKLTSKAMMDLASQDGLVYISGPTYASSTVTSSSINCKLPPSGLGRYPIPKRRMGVSAFGNVATRRIQRHVCFATVSQLIRHGRAKKQHKAQGRRLSNCPQKQGVCLTVQLASPKKPNSGNRKTARVRLTNGKDVTCLIPGEGHNLQEHSIVLVGGGGVKDLPGVNYHCIRGIRDLKGVPDRKRGRSQYGTKKPRKTPEKQNAN, translated from the exons ATGTTAG ATCCTATTCGATACAGTGGGAAACAATTGCATTCAAATGGAAACTCGGGTTTGCTTGGAATGCGCCCAGTACAGAATTCAG TTTTAACAGGTCATTGGATGCGCCACCCGTTGCTTAAACAGGGAAATCACTACAGATGTGTTGTAAAGAAAAACACATTCGAACGAGAGAAAACTTTATTCTCTGGATATCCTTTTTCCTGTTTAAGTGGTCTGGAAAAAGATTCATGGATGGCACAACAATCTAAAGCGCGTCTGATTGATTTTCTGTCTCCAGCAATGGGTCATAGTCAG GACGCACATCCAGAATCTAGCTTAAGCATTCCAGCAATCACGAGCGCTCTCAAAAAAACGAAGCTCACTTCCAAG GCTATGATGGATTTGGCTTCTCAAGATGGTCTGGTTTACATCTCTGGGCCAACTTATGCTAGTTCAACA GTAACATCATCAAGCATCAACTGTAAACTACCACCTTCAGGACTTGGTCGTTACCCTATTCCAAAAAGGCGCATGGGGGTTTCTGCATTCGGAAACGTGGCAACTCGCCGTATCCAGCGTCATGTCTGCTTTGCTACAGTAAGTCAATTGATTCGTCATGGGAGAGCAAAGAAACAGCACAAAGCACAAGGTCGAAGATTGAGTAATTGTCCCCAGAAGCAAGGAGTATGCCTTACAGTTCAATTGGCATCGCCAAAAAAACCAAATTCAGGCAACCGTAAGACAGCTAGAGTACGCTTGACTAATGGCAAAGACGTAACTTGTCTCATCCCTGGCGAGGGGCATAATTTACAGGAACATAGTATTGTCTTAGTTGGAGGAGGTGGAGTCAAAGATTTGCCAGGTGTGAATTACCACTGCATTCGAGGAATCAGGGACTTGAAGGGTGTTCCAGATCGTAAAAGAGGTAGATCCCAGTACGGCACCAAAAAGCCACGAAAAACACCCGAAAAACAGAATGCAAACTGA
- the LOC113322614 gene encoding 40S ribosomal protein S12, mitochondrial-like isoform X2, which produces MLGCVQHSYFCCIDPIRYSGKQLHSNGNSGLLGMRPVQNSGHWMRHPLLKQGNHYRCVVKKNTFEREKTLFSGYPFSCLSGLEKDSWMAQQSKARLIDFLSPAMGHSQDAHPESSLSIPAITSALKKTKLTSKAMMDLASQDGLVYISGPTYASSTVTSSSINCKLPPSGLGRYPIPKRRMGVSAFGNVATRRIQRHVCFATVSQLIRHGRAKKQHKAQGRRLSNCPQKQGVCLTVQLASPKKPNSGNRKTARVRLTNGKDVTCLIPGEGHNLQEHSIVLVGGGGVKDLPGVNYHCIRGIRDLKGVPDRKRGRSQYGTKKPRKTPEKQNAN; this is translated from the exons ATGTTAG GCTGTGTCCAACACTCGTATTTTTGCTGTATAGATCCTATTCGATACAGTGGGAAACAATTGCATTCAAATGGAAACTCGGGTTTGCTTGGAATGCGCCCAGTACAGAATTCAG GTCATTGGATGCGCCACCCGTTGCTTAAACAGGGAAATCACTACAGATGTGTTGTAAAGAAAAACACATTCGAACGAGAGAAAACTTTATTCTCTGGATATCCTTTTTCCTGTTTAAGTGGTCTGGAAAAAGATTCATGGATGGCACAACAATCTAAAGCGCGTCTGATTGATTTTCTGTCTCCAGCAATGGGTCATAGTCAG GACGCACATCCAGAATCTAGCTTAAGCATTCCAGCAATCACGAGCGCTCTCAAAAAAACGAAGCTCACTTCCAAG GCTATGATGGATTTGGCTTCTCAAGATGGTCTGGTTTACATCTCTGGGCCAACTTATGCTAGTTCAACA GTAACATCATCAAGCATCAACTGTAAACTACCACCTTCAGGACTTGGTCGTTACCCTATTCCAAAAAGGCGCATGGGGGTTTCTGCATTCGGAAACGTGGCAACTCGCCGTATCCAGCGTCATGTCTGCTTTGCTACAGTAAGTCAATTGATTCGTCATGGGAGAGCAAAGAAACAGCACAAAGCACAAGGTCGAAGATTGAGTAATTGTCCCCAGAAGCAAGGAGTATGCCTTACAGTTCAATTGGCATCGCCAAAAAAACCAAATTCAGGCAACCGTAAGACAGCTAGAGTACGCTTGACTAATGGCAAAGACGTAACTTGTCTCATCCCTGGCGAGGGGCATAATTTACAGGAACATAGTATTGTCTTAGTTGGAGGAGGTGGAGTCAAAGATTTGCCAGGTGTGAATTACCACTGCATTCGAGGAATCAGGGACTTGAAGGGTGTTCCAGATCGTAAAAGAGGTAGATCCCAGTACGGCACCAAAAAGCCACGAAAAACACCCGAAAAACAGAATGCAAACTGA
- the LOC113322614 gene encoding 40S ribosomal protein S12, mitochondrial-like isoform X1, with protein sequence MLGCVQHSYFCCIDPIRYSGKQLHSNGNSGLLGMRPVQNSVLTGHWMRHPLLKQGNHYRCVVKKNTFEREKTLFSGYPFSCLSGLEKDSWMAQQSKARLIDFLSPAMGHSQDAHPESSLSIPAITSALKKTKLTSKAMMDLASQDGLVYISGPTYASSTVTSSSINCKLPPSGLGRYPIPKRRMGVSAFGNVATRRIQRHVCFATVSQLIRHGRAKKQHKAQGRRLSNCPQKQGVCLTVQLASPKKPNSGNRKTARVRLTNGKDVTCLIPGEGHNLQEHSIVLVGGGGVKDLPGVNYHCIRGIRDLKGVPDRKRGRSQYGTKKPRKTPEKQNAN encoded by the exons ATGTTAG GCTGTGTCCAACACTCGTATTTTTGCTGTATAGATCCTATTCGATACAGTGGGAAACAATTGCATTCAAATGGAAACTCGGGTTTGCTTGGAATGCGCCCAGTACAGAATTCAG TTTTAACAGGTCATTGGATGCGCCACCCGTTGCTTAAACAGGGAAATCACTACAGATGTGTTGTAAAGAAAAACACATTCGAACGAGAGAAAACTTTATTCTCTGGATATCCTTTTTCCTGTTTAAGTGGTCTGGAAAAAGATTCATGGATGGCACAACAATCTAAAGCGCGTCTGATTGATTTTCTGTCTCCAGCAATGGGTCATAGTCAG GACGCACATCCAGAATCTAGCTTAAGCATTCCAGCAATCACGAGCGCTCTCAAAAAAACGAAGCTCACTTCCAAG GCTATGATGGATTTGGCTTCTCAAGATGGTCTGGTTTACATCTCTGGGCCAACTTATGCTAGTTCAACA GTAACATCATCAAGCATCAACTGTAAACTACCACCTTCAGGACTTGGTCGTTACCCTATTCCAAAAAGGCGCATGGGGGTTTCTGCATTCGGAAACGTGGCAACTCGCCGTATCCAGCGTCATGTCTGCTTTGCTACAGTAAGTCAATTGATTCGTCATGGGAGAGCAAAGAAACAGCACAAAGCACAAGGTCGAAGATTGAGTAATTGTCCCCAGAAGCAAGGAGTATGCCTTACAGTTCAATTGGCATCGCCAAAAAAACCAAATTCAGGCAACCGTAAGACAGCTAGAGTACGCTTGACTAATGGCAAAGACGTAACTTGTCTCATCCCTGGCGAGGGGCATAATTTACAGGAACATAGTATTGTCTTAGTTGGAGGAGGTGGAGTCAAAGATTTGCCAGGTGTGAATTACCACTGCATTCGAGGAATCAGGGACTTGAAGGGTGTTCCAGATCGTAAAAGAGGTAGATCCCAGTACGGCACCAAAAAGCCACGAAAAACACCCGAAAAACAGAATGCAAACTGA